A window of the Equus przewalskii isolate Varuska chromosome 10, EquPr2, whole genome shotgun sequence genome harbors these coding sequences:
- the HIC1 gene encoding hypermethylated in cancer 1 protein isoform X1 has product MTFPEADIFLKSGDCAGQTMLDTMEAPGHSRQLLLQLNNQRTKGFLCDVIIVVQNALFRAHKNVLAASSAYLKSLVVHDNLLNLDHDMVSPAVFRLVLDFIYTGRLADGAEAAAASVAPGAEPSLGAVLAAASYLQIPDLVALCKKRLKRHGKYCHLRGGGGGGGGYAPYGRPGRGLRAATPVIQACYSSPAGPPPPPAAEPPSGPEAAVNTHCAELYASGPGPAAALCAPERRCSPLCGLDLSKKSPPGSAPPERPPGERELPPRPDSPPSAGPAAYKEPPLALPPLFQKLEEAVPPPDPFRGGGGSPGPEPPGRPDGPSLLYRWMKHEPGLGSYGDELGRERGSPGERCEERGGDPAASPGGPPLGLGPPPRYPGSLDGPGAGGDGDDYKSSSEETGSSEDPSPPGGHLEGYPCPHLAYGEPESFGDNLYVCIPCGKGFPSSEQLNAHVEAHVEEEEALYGRAEAAEVAAGAAGLGPPFGGGGDKVAGAPGSLGELLRPYRCASCDKSYKDPATLRQHEKTHWLTRPYPCTICGKKFTQRGTMTRHMRSHLGLKPFACDACGMRFTRQYRLTEHMRIHSGEKPYECQVCGGKFAQQRNLISHMKMHAVGGAAGAASALAGLGGLPGVPGPDGKGKLDFPEGVFAVARLTAEQLSLKQQDKAAAAELLAQTTHFLHDPKVALESLYPLAKFTAELGLSPDKAAEVLSQGAHLAAGPDGRTIDRFSPT; this is encoded by the exons ATGACTTTTCCTGAAGCGGACATTTTCCTCAAGTCGG GAGATTGTGCTGGGCAGACGATGCTGGACACGATGGAGGCGCCCGGCCACTCGAggcagctgctgctgcagctcAACAACCAGCGCACCAAGGGCTTCTTGTGCGACGTGATCATCGTGGTGCAGAACGCCCTCTTTCGCGCACACAAGAACGTGCTGGCGGCCAGCAGCGCCTACCTCAAGTCCCTGGTGGTGCATGACAACCTGCTCAACCTGGACCATGACATGGTGAGCCCGGCCGTGTTCCGCCTGGTCCTGGACTTCATCTACACCGGACGCCTGGCTGATGGCGCAGAGGCGGCGGCGGCGTCCGTGGCCCCGGGGGCCGAGCCGAGCCTGGGCGCCGTGCTGGCCGCTGCCAGCTACCTGCAGATCCCCGACCTCGTGGCGCTGTGTAAGAAGCGCCTCAAGCGCCACGGCAAGTACTGCCACctgcggggcggcggcggcggcggcggcggctacGCACCCTATgggcggccgggccggggccTGCGGGCCGCCACACCCGTCATCCAGGCCTGCTACTCGTCCCCGGCCGGGCctccgccgccgcccgccgccgagCCGCCGTCGGGCCCCGAGGCCGCCGTGAACACGCACTGCGCGGAGCTGTACGCCTCGGGCCCCGGCCCGGCTGCCGCCCTCTGCGCCCCGGAGCGCCGCTGCTCCCCGCTCTGCGGCCTGGACCTGTCCAAGAAAAGCCCGCCGGGCTCCGCGCCTCCTGAGCGGCCGCCGGGCGAACGCGAGCTGCCCCCGCGCCCAGACAGCCCTCCCAGCGCCGGCCCCGCAGCCTACAAGGAGCCGCCGCTGGCCCTGCCGCCGCTcttccagaagctggaggaggccgTCCCGCCTCCGGACCCGTTCCGTGGCGGCGGCGGCAGCCCGGGACCCGAGCCCCCCGGCCGCCCCGACGGGCCCAGTCTCCTCTACCGCTGGATGAAGCATGAGCCAGGCCTGGGGAGCTACGGCGACGAGCTGGGCCGGGAGCGCGGCTCCCCGGGCGAGCGCTGCGAGGAGCGTGGCGGGGACCCCGCCGCCTCGCCCGGGGGCCCCCCGCTCGGCCTGGGGCCGCCGCCGCGCTACCCGGGCAGCCTGGACGGGCCTGGCGCAGGCGGTGACGGCGACGACTACAAGAGCAGCAGCGAGGAGACGGGCAGCAGCGAAGACCCCAGCCCGCCCGGCGGCCACCTCGAGGGCTACCCATGCCCGCACTTGGCTTACGGCGAGCCTGAGAGCTTCGGTGACAACCTGTACGTGTGCATCCCGTGCGGCAAGGGCTTTCCCAGCTCGGAGCAGCTGAATGCGCACGTAGAGGCTcacgtggaggaggaggaggcgctGTATGGCAGGGCCGAGGCGGCTGAGGTAGCTGCCGGGGCCGCAGGCCTAGGGCCCCCTTTTGGAGGCGGTGGGGACAAGGTCGCTGGGGCCCCGGGCAGCCTGGGTGAGCTGCTGCGGCCGTACCGCTGCGCGTCGTGCGACAAGAGCTACAAGGACCCGGCCACGCTGCGGCAGCACGAGAAGACGCACTGGCTGACCCGGCCCTATCCATGCACCATCTGCGGGAAGAAGTTCACGCAGCGCGGGACCATGACGCGCCACATGCGCAGCCACTTGGGCCTCAAGCCCTTCGCGTGCGACGCGTGCGGCATGCGCTTCACGCGCCAGTACCGCCTCACGGAGCACATGCGCATCCACTCGGGCGAGAAGCCCTACGAGTGCCAGGTGTGCGGCGGCAAGTTCGCACAGCAACGCAACCTCATCAGCCACATGAAGATGCACGCCGTGGGTGGGGCGGCCGGCGCAGCCAGTGCGCTGGCGGGTCTGGGGGGGCTACCTGGCGTCCCCGGCCCGGATGGCAAGGGCAAGCTCGACTTCCCCGAGGGCGTCTTTGCTGTGGCCCGCCTCACGGCTGAACAGCTGAGCCTGAAGCAGCAGGACAAGGCAGCCGCGGCCGAGCTGTTGGCGCAGACCACGCACTTCCTGCACGACCCCAAGGTGGCGCTCGAGAGCCTCTACCCGCTGGCTAAGTTCACGGCGGAGCTGGGCCTGAGCCCGGACAAGGCGGCCGAGGTGCTGAGCCAGGGAGCGCACCTGGCCGCTGGACCCGACGGCCGGACCATCGACCGTTTCTCCCCCACCTAG
- the HIC1 gene encoding hypermethylated in cancer 1 protein isoform X2 yields the protein MLDTMEAPGHSRQLLLQLNNQRTKGFLCDVIIVVQNALFRAHKNVLAASSAYLKSLVVHDNLLNLDHDMVSPAVFRLVLDFIYTGRLADGAEAAAASVAPGAEPSLGAVLAAASYLQIPDLVALCKKRLKRHGKYCHLRGGGGGGGGYAPYGRPGRGLRAATPVIQACYSSPAGPPPPPAAEPPSGPEAAVNTHCAELYASGPGPAAALCAPERRCSPLCGLDLSKKSPPGSAPPERPPGERELPPRPDSPPSAGPAAYKEPPLALPPLFQKLEEAVPPPDPFRGGGGSPGPEPPGRPDGPSLLYRWMKHEPGLGSYGDELGRERGSPGERCEERGGDPAASPGGPPLGLGPPPRYPGSLDGPGAGGDGDDYKSSSEETGSSEDPSPPGGHLEGYPCPHLAYGEPESFGDNLYVCIPCGKGFPSSEQLNAHVEAHVEEEEALYGRAEAAEVAAGAAGLGPPFGGGGDKVAGAPGSLGELLRPYRCASCDKSYKDPATLRQHEKTHWLTRPYPCTICGKKFTQRGTMTRHMRSHLGLKPFACDACGMRFTRQYRLTEHMRIHSGEKPYECQVCGGKFAQQRNLISHMKMHAVGGAAGAASALAGLGGLPGVPGPDGKGKLDFPEGVFAVARLTAEQLSLKQQDKAAAAELLAQTTHFLHDPKVALESLYPLAKFTAELGLSPDKAAEVLSQGAHLAAGPDGRTIDRFSPT from the coding sequence ATGCTGGACACGATGGAGGCGCCCGGCCACTCGAggcagctgctgctgcagctcAACAACCAGCGCACCAAGGGCTTCTTGTGCGACGTGATCATCGTGGTGCAGAACGCCCTCTTTCGCGCACACAAGAACGTGCTGGCGGCCAGCAGCGCCTACCTCAAGTCCCTGGTGGTGCATGACAACCTGCTCAACCTGGACCATGACATGGTGAGCCCGGCCGTGTTCCGCCTGGTCCTGGACTTCATCTACACCGGACGCCTGGCTGATGGCGCAGAGGCGGCGGCGGCGTCCGTGGCCCCGGGGGCCGAGCCGAGCCTGGGCGCCGTGCTGGCCGCTGCCAGCTACCTGCAGATCCCCGACCTCGTGGCGCTGTGTAAGAAGCGCCTCAAGCGCCACGGCAAGTACTGCCACctgcggggcggcggcggcggcggcggcggctacGCACCCTATgggcggccgggccggggccTGCGGGCCGCCACACCCGTCATCCAGGCCTGCTACTCGTCCCCGGCCGGGCctccgccgccgcccgccgccgagCCGCCGTCGGGCCCCGAGGCCGCCGTGAACACGCACTGCGCGGAGCTGTACGCCTCGGGCCCCGGCCCGGCTGCCGCCCTCTGCGCCCCGGAGCGCCGCTGCTCCCCGCTCTGCGGCCTGGACCTGTCCAAGAAAAGCCCGCCGGGCTCCGCGCCTCCTGAGCGGCCGCCGGGCGAACGCGAGCTGCCCCCGCGCCCAGACAGCCCTCCCAGCGCCGGCCCCGCAGCCTACAAGGAGCCGCCGCTGGCCCTGCCGCCGCTcttccagaagctggaggaggccgTCCCGCCTCCGGACCCGTTCCGTGGCGGCGGCGGCAGCCCGGGACCCGAGCCCCCCGGCCGCCCCGACGGGCCCAGTCTCCTCTACCGCTGGATGAAGCATGAGCCAGGCCTGGGGAGCTACGGCGACGAGCTGGGCCGGGAGCGCGGCTCCCCGGGCGAGCGCTGCGAGGAGCGTGGCGGGGACCCCGCCGCCTCGCCCGGGGGCCCCCCGCTCGGCCTGGGGCCGCCGCCGCGCTACCCGGGCAGCCTGGACGGGCCTGGCGCAGGCGGTGACGGCGACGACTACAAGAGCAGCAGCGAGGAGACGGGCAGCAGCGAAGACCCCAGCCCGCCCGGCGGCCACCTCGAGGGCTACCCATGCCCGCACTTGGCTTACGGCGAGCCTGAGAGCTTCGGTGACAACCTGTACGTGTGCATCCCGTGCGGCAAGGGCTTTCCCAGCTCGGAGCAGCTGAATGCGCACGTAGAGGCTcacgtggaggaggaggaggcgctGTATGGCAGGGCCGAGGCGGCTGAGGTAGCTGCCGGGGCCGCAGGCCTAGGGCCCCCTTTTGGAGGCGGTGGGGACAAGGTCGCTGGGGCCCCGGGCAGCCTGGGTGAGCTGCTGCGGCCGTACCGCTGCGCGTCGTGCGACAAGAGCTACAAGGACCCGGCCACGCTGCGGCAGCACGAGAAGACGCACTGGCTGACCCGGCCCTATCCATGCACCATCTGCGGGAAGAAGTTCACGCAGCGCGGGACCATGACGCGCCACATGCGCAGCCACTTGGGCCTCAAGCCCTTCGCGTGCGACGCGTGCGGCATGCGCTTCACGCGCCAGTACCGCCTCACGGAGCACATGCGCATCCACTCGGGCGAGAAGCCCTACGAGTGCCAGGTGTGCGGCGGCAAGTTCGCACAGCAACGCAACCTCATCAGCCACATGAAGATGCACGCCGTGGGTGGGGCGGCCGGCGCAGCCAGTGCGCTGGCGGGTCTGGGGGGGCTACCTGGCGTCCCCGGCCCGGATGGCAAGGGCAAGCTCGACTTCCCCGAGGGCGTCTTTGCTGTGGCCCGCCTCACGGCTGAACAGCTGAGCCTGAAGCAGCAGGACAAGGCAGCCGCGGCCGAGCTGTTGGCGCAGACCACGCACTTCCTGCACGACCCCAAGGTGGCGCTCGAGAGCCTCTACCCGCTGGCTAAGTTCACGGCGGAGCTGGGCCTGAGCCCGGACAAGGCGGCCGAGGTGCTGAGCCAGGGAGCGCACCTGGCCGCTGGACCCGACGGCCGGACCATCGACCGTTTCTCCCCCACCTAG